Genomic window (Planococcus sp. MSAK28401):
GATGAGTAAAATCACGTGTGTCATGATCTTGCCCCCAACAACTCATTCAACTGCTCGGCATCTTTAATGTGGACTTGTTCGAATCGATAAGGAGGTGTGATGAAATTCAGTTCGGTTTGGCTTTTTTCCCGGAAGCGCTCCATGACAATGTCTGCGCCTTCTTGATGGGTATCTTTTAAAAGAAAGTAGATGATGCCAAAGTCGCTGGAAACTAAATCGTATTTTTGCCGAATGGATTGGAGGGCTGCTTTTTCAAGCATCTCCTGCATATTCTGTTTTGTTCTCTTTTTGGAAGATTCAAGCTCAACCTTCAGGAAATAGGATTCCTTTCCATTTCGGGCCGTCGATTTTAACAGCCACTCTGCTTGATCTTTAAACTCAGTCATTGTGAGGATTTGAGATCCCTGTCTGTATTTTTGGAGCAATTGGACCTGATGTTGCAAATCCGAATTTTGATAACCTATTTTTTTCACAGCGTTCATCAGCATCCAAAAAATCAAATGGAAACTGGTGAACAGCAAATGGCTGTACATGTATTGCACTTGCATGCCCTCAGGCAACGACTGGCCGAATGAGGTTACTGTTAAATAAGCCCCGTATAATAAAACCATCGTAATCGCATATAAAAAAATATAGCGCTCGCTAAGAATGGACATGAAGACGAGCGATAACAGCCCCACCGCAATCAGCTCAAGATAATTGGGCACTGCAAAATAGGCCACCAGCCAGCCATTCAAAAGCAATGCTAAAATAAGTGCCGTCAAAACAAAATTCTTTGTCATGTGGATTTCCTTTCCAGCACAAGCAGCCAAACCTTGTACTTATACACAGCTTACTAATTTTGTGCCGATTTATCTATATATGAACTCTCTTAAAAGAACCCTTTTTCACTAATCATTAGATAAAAAAAGAAACTCTTTTCTATATATTGAAAAGAGTTTCAAACTGCCTTTATTTCATTCGGACGATGACTTTTCCTTTTGCTCTCCCCGTTTCAAGATAATCGAGTGCTTGCAATACATCTTCAAAATCAAACACTTTATCGATGTTTAGAAGAGAACTCTCATTCAAGCTGGAGGAGCGAAATCATCTTTTTCCCGCTTCCCACAAATAATGCACAAAGCGCATATTCTGGCCATCCATTTTGAATTCCTCTTCGCTAACGTCTACTTCTTTAAATCCGTTTTTCGTCAGTATTTTTTGGGAAGCTCCATTGACAGTCGTCGTTTTTCCGTGTATTTGCTTCAACCCCAAATCGGCATTTAGCAACAGGTTCAAGGCCCGGTTTCCTATCCCTTTCCCTCCGTATTTCGCCCCAATCCGAAATCCGATTTCTGCCGTTTGATTGTTCCTGTCTATATCCACTAAGTTGATTCTTCCCAGAATGTCTCCTGAATCGTTCTTAATCAGGTAGAAGTTTGCAAAGCTTTCTTGTTGTTCTTTCAATAACTCCTCATGCCTCGAAAGAAAATTTTCGAAGACGTAGAAATCATCTCCACGGCTCGGCACCAGCCGCTCGAAAAACTCCCGATTCTCCAATTCAAACTGGAACAATCCGGCCGCATCCTGTTGTTGGAGCAAGTGCAACGTGATTTCCATAAGCTTCCCTCCTGCTGATTGGTCATTAGCCTGATTATACCTAAAAAATCTATTTCGCCAGAAGATAACTGGATTCCCGCACCTTGTTCAATACCATTTGCAAGCAGAATCGCATTCTATTTTCACGCTGGAATGAGTAGATCGATATTTTTGAGATGGAAAATGTTTATAATGATGGAAAGGAACCAAAAATTCTCAATTTCACAGGAACTGTTAAATTCCTTCAGATAATACTTGAATAGAAAGAAGTGATGGCGATGAATGAAGCGATTTTGCTGGTAGAAGACGATCATCAAATTCATGAAATGGTATTGAACCATATGAAAAAAGAAGGGTATGCCGTGACGTCCGCATTTGATGGCGACGAAGCATTGCGCTTGTTCTCAACAGGACCCTTCGATTTGGTTATTCTGGATTTGATGCTGCCGACTGCGAACGGTTTGGATGTTTTGCAGCTCATGCGCAACGACAGCACCTTGCCGATCTTGATCATGTCGGCAAAAGGCAGCGACTTGGATAAAGCTTTGGGACTCGGATTTGGGGCGGATGACTATATCGCCAAACCGTTTTCGTTGATTGAAATGACGGCACGGGTCAAAGCGGCTTTGCGCCGTTCGAAGCAATACAGCCAAAGCGCGCCGGACCAGCCGGAACAAATTGTGAGAATGGATGGCCTGGAGATCCATTTGGCTAATTTCACGGTCATCAAGAACGGGCGAGAACTGAGTTTAACTGCGAAAGAATTTCAGATTCTGTCCCTGCTCGCGACCAATCCCAATCGTGTTTTTACTAAAGGCCAATTGTTCGAAAGCATCTGGAAAGAGGCCTATTACGGGGATGACAATGTCATCAATGTCCACATCCGGCGTCTCAGAGGAAAAATCGAAGAAGATCCGTCTTCGCCAAAATACATAAAAACCATTTGGGGCATCGGCTATAAAATCGAGGCAGCGAAATGATTTATGTGTCTGCAGTCCTCGCGCTCCTTTTGACAGTTGTTAGCTATCGCTATTACAAAATCAAACAGACGATCACGAAAGATCTCCCCTATATTTCAAACAAGCTGGACGATATCATCGAAAAACAATCGACGGAAAGGCTGCTGGTCCGGACCGAAGAACAGTCGTTGAGGGAGTTGCTCGTCAGCATCAATTCCTTGCTTGATTACCACCAGGAATACATTGCGGATGGCACACGCTTACGGATGTCGATGAACCGCATGCTGTCCAATGTTTCCCACGATTTGAAAACGCCCTTGACGGTAGTGCTCGGCTACATCGAAACGATTCAGCACGACAATAGATACACGGACGAAGAACGAGAACAGCTGCTTTCGAAGGTCAACGGCAAAGTGATGGAAGTCAGCCACCTCATCAGTAAATTCTTCGATTTGGCGAAGCTGGAATCGAATGATTGGCCCATTGAAATGAAAAACATCAATGCCAGTGAAATTTGCCGCGAAGCCATTCTCGGCTATTACGACACCTTAAGTTCCACAGGTTTTGAAGTTCTTATCGACATTCCGGAAGAAGCGGTTTTCATCGAAGCCGACCGGGACGCCTTGATGCGTGTCTTGGAAAATTTATTGTCCAATGCGATCCGCTACGGCAAAGACGGAAAAGTCTTAGGCCTTTCACTGCGGCAGGAAAAGAATGACGTCATCATGGAAGTCTGGGACCGAGGCAAAGGCATTAACGACAAAGACGTCCATCAGATTTTCGAACGCCTGTACACTTTGGAAGATGCCAGAAGTTCTTCGGCGGAAGGCAGCGGGCTTGGATTAACGATCGCCAAACGATTGGTCGAACGAATGAAAGGCAGCATCCGCTTCACTAGTGTGCCTTTCAACAAGACCGTATTTGCCGTTACTTTCAAAAACTCAGGAAACGTAAGGAATTCGTAAGGATTTAGTAAGTGGGGCGACAGAAGCGTTTGATAAAGTGATTCTAAGAAGGAAGAGAGGAGAATGCAACATGACTCATATTCTTAGAACGCATCAGTTGACCAAAGCGTATAACGGCGAAGAAGTAGTGTCTGGCGTTGACATGAATGTCCGCCACGGGGAAATTTACGGATTTCTGGGGCCGAACGGTGCCGGGAAAACGACGATCATGAAAATGATCACCAATTTAGTGAAGCCTTCCGGAGGAGAAATTGAACTGTTCGGCGAGAAAGTGCATGACACTTCGTATGAATTATTGAAAAGAATGGGCAGCATCATTGAATACCCCATCTTTTTCGAAAAGCTGACCGCCAGAAAAAACCTGGAACTGCATTGTGAATACATGGGCTATTACGATAAACAAGCGATTCCCGAGACATTGGCCTTGGTCAATTTAGTGAATGTGGAGAACAAGCCCGTGAAGGATTTTTCGCTCGGCATGAAGCAGCGGCTTGGCATTGCGCGTGCCGTCATCACAAAACCGGAAATTCTCATTTTGGACGAACCGGTAAATGGCCTGGATCCTGTCGGCATGCATGAACTCCGCGAATTGTTTGTGAAACTGAGCCGTCAATACGGCATTACTTTGTTGATTTCAAGCCACAACTTATCGGAAATCGAGCAAATCGCCGACACAATTGGCGTCATCCGCAAAGGCCAGCTGATCAAAGAAGCGTCGATGGAAGAAATCCGCAATACCCACGCCAATCACATCGAGCTGGTCGTGAAAGATTATCCAAAAGCAGCGTTCATTTTGGAAAATAAATTAAAGGCACGGAATTTCCGTGTCAGGGAAGATAAAAGCATCATCAATATTTACGACGACATTTCCCAGAATGATATTTTCCAGTCCATGATGCAAAACCAAGTGGAAATCGAATCGCTCAACCATAAAAAACAGCCTCTTGAAGATTACTTCCTTCAATTGATAGAAGGAGAGGGTTCGTATGCTAAATCTAATTAAACTGGAATTGAAAAGAATGAATTTGGTGGGTGTAGCTGTCACGTTCGTGCTGATCAACGCGGCGATTGTCGGCATGTTGATGCTGCTCGGCATCGAACCGGAAGCAGTCACTGAATTTTTATCCAGCTCTGATGACCTTCGCGTAATCATTGAACTCTTTGTCATTGCAGCCTTTGTCATCTATGCTTCTGTCCTACTGTCACAGATCATTGTTGAGGAATTCAAAAACAAGACCATTTCGTTTCTCTTCATGTATCCGATCAGCCGAAAAAAGCTATTGTTCGCTAAGTTGATCATTGTCAGCGTACTCACTTTTTTTTTCGTCATAGCTTCGACATTGATCGTCTACTACAGCTTTTTAGCTTTCAATAAGCTGTATGCCTTTACGCCGGTTGAGCTGGGACTGGCTTTGCCTTCTGGCTACCTCTTGCATTTAGTCGTGCTTGCCATAGCCTGCTCCGGAATGTCGTTGATTCCGCTATTCTTCGGCATGAGGAAATACTCCGTTCCCGCTACGATCGTTTCAGGAATCGCCATCGTTGCCTTGCTGTCGTCATCGGTGAATACGAACGATACAAACCTGTTTTCTGTTACCGCCGTTCCTGTTTTCCTCGGCCTGCTTGGCTTTCTCATCGCTTACTTTGTGGTTGGGCGTGCTGTGAAACAGGATTTTTAAAGAAACTGATTTTATTTTGAAATAAATAAAGAGACCAATTAAAGGAATTCTACCTTGATTGGTCTTTTAAAATGTTTTTTTATAACCAGTCCTGTTAAACCTACTACAGGTTAATGAAATCCGAGTACCGGATATTGAAGCGTGTAACTAATATTTCTTCGAATGCCGTTAAATATCGATCGACTGCCTTCAATAGAACATCAGTGCTGATAATGCTTTCATGGTTAAATTCTTGCCATATAGAAAATAGTTTCCATGCACTTTCGTTTTCCTTAATAAGAGCTAAGATAGGCCCTTCTCTTTCATCATGTTCCATTGTGAAGTAATAAAAGCTGTGGATTGCACTGGAATCTTTTGTACGCCACTCTTTCAAACTCACTGCGAACTCCAATAATGCAAGCGATGGTTCCCTAAAGAAGCAGGAATGATCGACGCTAATTCTCAACTCTCCCTCTACATCAAGCAATAGTTTTCCATTTCTTTGGCGAAGTAATTTTTGCTCCAGCCTTAATGAAGGATCTAATTCAAAATCGATAACTAGAACGGCCATGTGGACACTCCTTTGAGTTGTTGAAAACATGAAACTAATTATGCCATATGCATTAGGGGAGATAGCTTCTCGCTCTCGATAACGATAGCCATCAAACCTGTGTCTGTCTTTGTTTCATGCCATTCTCCCTTGTTCCAGAACACCGCATCGCCAGTCTCGACTTTGAAATATTCTTCTTGCTCACCACGAACAAGCCCTTCTCCGCTCACGATTAAAAGTAACTGGGGGCTCACTGCTTGGTGATACCCGACTACTCCATCTCCTCCTAAATGCATGCAGCCGATGTGAGCGGGCTGTGCCGTTTGAGTAATTCGGGACATGATGAAATCTGAGTTGAACTTTGAAATCTGTTTGCCATTGTTTTTATCGAATTTGAAAAGCTCCATTTTGCTCCCCTTTCAGATGCTTATAGCGACAAAATTCTTACTGAGAATTCAACTATCTTAAAGGACTTATAATAGACCTTATTCAGGTTTTATTTATAGGTTACTCGAAAAACCTTCCATTACCACTCTTCCCCAGTATAGAAAGCTCATAATCAAAAAAACTGTACCGAATGTGGTAATTGTTCTTGGTAATTTTTTATGGCTATATATGAGTGCTACACCTATAAGGATATGGATAACGGCAAATATGAAAAGGTCGATACCTTCTCCCTCCTTACGTTTTTTATTATTGTGATACAATCGGGCTTTTCAATCGCTACCTAAGTTATGGCAATAGACGTAGCTTAGGATTTTTATAATGAAATATCTTTATTAGCACTTTTGGTTCCTTCATCAGCCAATAGTGAAAAGATAAACGCATCATGGGAGCGGTTGTTCTGATAGAGATAAGCCCTTAGCCTGCCTTCTTTTTCGAATCCTAATTTTTGCAGCAAAGCGATGGATGCACCGTTTTCAGGAAATGTAACTGCACCCA
Coding sequences:
- a CDS encoding GNAT family N-acetyltransferase, with translation MEITLHLLQQQDAAGLFQFELENREFFERLVPSRGDDFYVFENFLSRHEELLKEQQESFANFYLIKNDSGDILGRINLVDIDRNNQTAEIGFRIGAKYGGKGIGNRALNLLLNADLGLKQIHGKTTTVNGASQKILTKNGFKEVDVSEEEFKMDGQNMRFVHYLWEAGKR
- a CDS encoding response regulator transcription factor encodes the protein MNEAILLVEDDHQIHEMVLNHMKKEGYAVTSAFDGDEALRLFSTGPFDLVILDLMLPTANGLDVLQLMRNDSTLPILIMSAKGSDLDKALGLGFGADDYIAKPFSLIEMTARVKAALRRSKQYSQSAPDQPEQIVRMDGLEIHLANFTVIKNGRELSLTAKEFQILSLLATNPNRVFTKGQLFESIWKEAYYGDDNVINVHIRRLRGKIEEDPSSPKYIKTIWGIGYKIEAAK
- a CDS encoding sensor histidine kinase, coding for MIYVSAVLALLLTVVSYRYYKIKQTITKDLPYISNKLDDIIEKQSTERLLVRTEEQSLRELLVSINSLLDYHQEYIADGTRLRMSMNRMLSNVSHDLKTPLTVVLGYIETIQHDNRYTDEEREQLLSKVNGKVMEVSHLISKFFDLAKLESNDWPIEMKNINASEICREAILGYYDTLSSTGFEVLIDIPEEAVFIEADRDALMRVLENLLSNAIRYGKDGKVLGLSLRQEKNDVIMEVWDRGKGINDKDVHQIFERLYTLEDARSSSAEGSGLGLTIAKRLVERMKGSIRFTSVPFNKTVFAVTFKNSGNVRNS
- a CDS encoding ABC transporter ATP-binding protein, producing MTHILRTHQLTKAYNGEEVVSGVDMNVRHGEIYGFLGPNGAGKTTIMKMITNLVKPSGGEIELFGEKVHDTSYELLKRMGSIIEYPIFFEKLTARKNLELHCEYMGYYDKQAIPETLALVNLVNVENKPVKDFSLGMKQRLGIARAVITKPEILILDEPVNGLDPVGMHELRELFVKLSRQYGITLLISSHNLSEIEQIADTIGVIRKGQLIKEASMEEIRNTHANHIELVVKDYPKAAFILENKLKARNFRVREDKSIINIYDDISQNDIFQSMMQNQVEIESLNHKKQPLEDYFLQLIEGEGSYAKSN
- a CDS encoding ABC transporter permease, whose protein sequence is MLNLIKLELKRMNLVGVAVTFVLINAAIVGMLMLLGIEPEAVTEFLSSSDDLRVIIELFVIAAFVIYASVLLSQIIVEEFKNKTISFLFMYPISRKKLLFAKLIIVSVLTFFFVIASTLIVYYSFLAFNKLYAFTPVELGLALPSGYLLHLVVLAIACSGMSLIPLFFGMRKYSVPATIVSGIAIVALLSSSVNTNDTNLFSVTAVPVFLGLLGFLIAYFVVGRAVKQDF
- a CDS encoding DUF7878 domain-containing protein, with the protein product MAVLVIDFELDPSLRLEQKLLRQRNGKLLLDVEGELRISVDHSCFFREPSLALLEFAVSLKEWRTKDSSAIHSFYYFTMEHDEREGPILALIKENESAWKLFSIWQEFNHESIISTDVLLKAVDRYLTAFEEILVTRFNIRYSDFINL
- a CDS encoding cupin domain-containing protein, which gives rise to MELFKFDKNNGKQISKFNSDFIMSRITQTAQPAHIGCMHLGGDGVVGYHQAVSPQLLLIVSGEGLVRGEQEEYFKVETGDAVFWNKGEWHETKTDTGLMAIVIESEKLSPLMHMA